The Cloacibacillus sp. genome segment GGGCTGGAACTCGCGCATCTCAGCCGCGCCCTTCATCACCGTTTCGACCGAGGGATCTGGCTCCACGCCTTCGAAAAGACGGACCTCCATGCCAGCCTCTTTAAGATACTGCTCAACCTTATCGAGGAATCCAAAACGCTTCATGCTGCCGCCGCCGACAACGACGATCGCCCTTTTGCCTCTGAGTGTTTTAAGCGCTTCAAGCGAACCCTTTCCGTGATAGAGATCGCGCGGTAATGTAAATCTTGCCATGGTAAATTCCTCCGATACGTTAAAGTTTTTATATTTTGTACTGCTTCGTTAATCACTTCACATTCTGTATTCTACTCACCGCCGTCTATATTGGTAGATACAAAAATGGAATATAGCTATTCAAATATCGATATAACTTTATCTAATATTACAATATTCCAATGTTTTGCATACCGTGCTTACTCACAATATAACGATAACCCGGTCCACCGCGAATCTTCCATGCGGCGGGCCGGGCTCGATATTTCTTTCTCAGCCGGTCAGGCGGAATGACCGCTCTCCCTCCGGCGTCTGAGGAATATTTGGAACTTTATTTTGCCGAATACTCTACCAGCATCTTAAAAAAATCGTGCTGGAAGGGGTCGGAATCGGCGAGGGATTCCGGGTGCCACTGCACGCCGATGAGGCCTTTTTTGTAATCCGGCATCGCTATTCCCTCGATGAGTCCGTCGCCGGTCTCCGCGGTGACGACAAAGCCCTCCGCGAGCCGGTTGACCGCCTGGTGGTGCGCGGAATTAACCTTTATCTCTCTTTTTTCCGAAAGGGGCAGGAAACGCGGCTCGATGATATTTACCGTATGCGAGTAGCCATCCATCGGATACGGAGACTGGTGGATTTTCCAGTCGGGATTTATCCTGTTGATATCCTGATGTATGTTTCCGCCAAAGACGACGTTGATCATCTGCTGTCCGCGGCATATCCCAAAGATAGTTTTACCCTTTTCATAGGCTCTCTTTAATAGAGTATATTCAAATTCATCCCTGACGGGGTCTGTCTCTCCGCTTCCATCCGCCTCTTCACCGTACAGAGACGAAGTAATGTCGGCGCCGCCGCAGAACAAAAACCCGTCGTATTTAACGGCGACGGAGTCGATCTCCTCAGCAGTTTTCCTCACGGAAAGAAGTTCGGCCAGACCGCCGGCCAAGCCTATATGGCGCAGCATCTTTCCCGTCAGGCAGAGGCGCTGCCAGCATGTTTCAACGATATTGCGCTCGGCATCCTGGAAAAGGGTATCTGTGAACGAGTCAT includes the following:
- a CDS encoding gamma-glutamyl-gamma-aminobutyrate hydrolase family protein (Members of this family of hydrolases with an active site Cys residue belong to MEROPS family C26.), with protein sequence MRPLIGVASSAFYDSFTDTLFQDAERNIVETCWQRLCLTGKMLRHIGLAGGLAELLSVRKTAEEIDSVAVKYDGFLFCGGADITSSLYGEEADGSGETDPVRDEFEYTLLKRAYEKGKTIFGICRGQQMINVVFGGNIHQDINRINPDWKIHQSPYPMDGYSHTVNIIEPRFLPLSEKREIKVNSAHHQAVNRLAEGFVVTAETGDGLIEGIAMPDYKKGLIGVQWHPESLADSDPFQHDFFKMLVEYSAK